The Phycisphaeraceae bacterium genome contains the following window.
AGTTCTTCGTGCTCGAGGGCGAGGTGACTTTTTATGTGGGCGACCGGCGCATCACGGCGCGCGAGGGGACGGCTGTCTTCGCGCCGCGGAACCTGCCCCATCGCTTCTGCAACGAGGGAACGGCGCGGGCGCGGATGCTGGTGATGAGCACCCCCGGCAACTTCGACGCGTTCGCGCGCGACGGGGGGATCGAGGTCCCGCCCGGCACGCGCGAGTCGGGCAGGCCCGACGACCAGGCGATCGCCCGTCTGATCGGGGCGTGCGAGCCGCACGGGATCCGGTTGCTGATGTGAGCCCAGCGGGCGATTGGACGCGTTGACGATCGATCTCTGGTATGATGACGGAGTCGAAAGCCGCGAGCCGCTCGTCATTGTTTGACGGCGCGCCCCGCCCCAACCGGCCTCTTCGGCGCATGG
Protein-coding sequences here:
- a CDS encoding cupin domain-containing protein; the protein is MTTTNTTLAPVVRHTDEAKNYNLGGHPTAVLLSGAETGGQMCLTEVTIAPGIGPPPHVHTREDEQFFVLEGEVTFYVGDRRITAREGTAVFAPRNLPHRFCNEGTARARMLVMSTPGNFDAFARDGGIEVPPGTRESGRPDDQAIARLIGACEPHGIRLLM